Part of the Streptomyces sp. NBC_00457 genome, TGAGGACGGATGCCTGGAAGTTGTCGAGCGCGTCGCGGAAATCGAACGCCGTGGTCACCTTGTGCAGCTGGCCGCGGACGGCTCCGCCCGGGAACTCGGCCGTGTGCAGGTTGGCGTAGAACGAACCCGGGTCGGACTTCAGCGAGTTGAGCAGGGCGGCGTCGTCGACCTTGACGGTGCCGGTGACGGTCTTGCCCTTGGCGCCCGCGAGCAGCTTGGTGAAGTCGACCTTGACGCCGCCGTTCGTGCCCTTGGCGCCCTGGTGGATGTGGAGCAGGGTCGGCTTGTCGGTGCCGCGCCACTTCACGGCGACGGACACCTTGTCGCCCTTCACCTTCACGAACTGGAGCGCGGCGCCGTCCTTGTCCCCGACGGCCGGACCGCCCGCCACGGGCACCTCGTTGGCGCCCCGCAGACTGGCGGCGAGGATGGTCCCGCCCTTGCCGCCCGCCACGGTGCCGCTCTGGCTCACGATGCCTGCGCCTCCGGTGTGCCCCGCGTGGTCGGCGCGGTTGCCTCCGGCGGCGAAGGCAGGAATCACCGCGGCGGCGACACCACCGGCGGCGGCCACCGCGACAGCGGTGACGATCAGGCTCTTACGGCGCAGTGAGAACGTCGCATTCATGCCCATGATTCTTTTGTCTCCCCGTATTGCAGCTGACGCCCCCTGCGTCAGCTTCTGGGCATGAATACGGAAGCGATCTCAGTCTGGACTCAGTCCAGCAGTGTGACCTGCGTCACGCCGCAAGTCCCCGCTGCTCAGCGCCGGAATCAACCCGCCCGATGCACCACGGCGTCGCACAACTCCAGCAGCGCCGCCTTCGCATCGCACTCCGGCAACGGAGCCAGCGCGGCCCGCGCGTCCTCCGCATACCGCACCGTGTCCCGCCGCGCCTGCTCCAGCGCGGGATGCCCGCGCAGGCCCGCGAGCGCCTCTGCGAGCCGCGCGTCGTCACTCAGGTCGGAGTCCAGCAGCTCGCACAGCGCGACGTCGTCGGCCAGCCCCAGGCGGGCCGCCCGCTCCCGCAGCCTCAGCACCGGAAGTGTCGGAATCCCCTCGCGCAGATCGGTCCCCGGCGTCTTCCCGGACTCGTGCGAGTCGGAGGCGATGTCCAGTACGTCGTCGGCGAGCTGGAAGGCGACCCCGAGCCGCTCCCCGTACTGCGTCAGCACGTCGATCATCGTCTCGTCGGCGCCCGACATCATCGCCCCGAACCGGCACGACACCGCGACCAGCGACCCGGTCTTCCCGCTCAGCACATCCAAGTAGTGCTCGACCGGATCCCGGCCGTCCGTCGGGCCGGCCGTCTCCAGGATCTGTCCGGTCACCAGCCGCTCGAACGCCTCCGCCTGCACCCGCACCGCCTCCGGACCGAGATCGGCGAGGGTGTGCGAGGCGCGCGCGAAGAGGAAGTCACCGGTGAGCACGGCGACCGAGTTGCCCCAGCGGACGTTCGCGCTGGGCACCCCTCGTCGTACGGCCGCCTCGTCCATCACGTCGTCGTGGTACAGCGTCGCGAGGTGCGTCAGCTCGACGACCACGGCGGACGGCACGACCCCCGGTGCGTACGGGTCCCCGAACTGCGCGGAGAGCATCACGAGCAGTGGCCGGAAGCGCTTGCCGCCGGCCCGCACCAGATGCTGCGCGGCCTCGGTGATGAACGGGACCTCACTCTTGGTGGCTTCGAGCAACCCTTCCTCGACAGCCGCCAATCCGGCCTGGACATCGGCTTCCAGAGCCTGGTCCCGCACGCTCAGCCCGAACGGCCCGACGACGGTCACGAGGGGTCTCCTGTCTGCTGGTGTCCACTGGCGTTTACACGGTTTGTCGATAGGTCGCTGCCATCACTCAAGTCAGCGTATCCGGTCACCTTTCGATCACCGATGCCCACCCACCCGTGCACCACGGGCGGTATCGGATCACGACCGGTATGTTTTCGATCATCTGAAAAGAATGGATATCTATCGACTTACCCGGAAGTAGGGAGGTGTGTCCATGAACATCCGCACGTCCTTCCCCTACGAGACGACTCACGAGGACCTCCGTATCCCTCTGTCGGACGGGACCCTGCTCTACGCGCGCGTGTGGCGCCCGCTCACCGACGAGCCCGTGCCGGCGCTCCTCGAATACCTCCCGTACCGCCTGACCGACTGGACCGCCCCGCGCGACTTCCAGCGCCACCCCTGGTACGCGGGCCACGGCTACGCCTCCGTCCGGGTCGACGTGCGCGGGCACGGCAACAGTGAAGGCGTGCCGGGCGACGAGTACGCGGTGACGGAGCTGGCAGATGGCGTGGAGGTGGTCAACTGGCTGGCGGCGCAGCCCTGGTGCGACGGCAAGGTGGGCATGTTCGGCATCTCCTGGGGCGGCTCCAACTCCCTCCAGATCGCGGCCCTCGCGCCCGAGCCGCTCAAGGCGATCGTGACCGTCTGCGCGACGGACGATCGCTATGACAACGACGTGCACTACGTGGGAGGTTCCGTCCTCGCAGTGGACATGCACGCCCGGGCCGCCACCCTGCTCGCCTTCGCCTCTCGGCCGCCCGATCCGCGGTACGCCGGCGAGGCCTGGCGCGAGATGTGGGTCGAGCGCCTGGAGGCTGTCCAGCCGCTCATCCACACCTGGCTCACCCACCAGACCCGAGACCGGTACTGGCGCCACGGCAGCGTCTGCGAGGACTACGGCGCGATCAAGGCGGCCGTCCTCGCGGTGGGCGGCTGGCACGACCCGTACCGCGACACCGTGCTGCGGCTCGTCGAGCACCTCCCGCCCGATCGCGTACGAGGACTGATCGGCCCCTGGTCGCACCAGTACCCCGATCGCGGCCTGCCACCCGGCCCGGCGATCGGCTTCCTCCAGGAGACGCTGCACTGGTGGGACCACTGGCTCAAGGGCAAGGGGGAACTCCCCGAGCCCCTGCTGCGCGCCTACGTCACCGACTCCCACCACCCCGCCACGGTGTACGGCACCCTGCCCGGCCGCTGGGTCGGCGAGCCCGCGTGGCCCTCCCCTAACGTGACGACAGTGACGTACGCCTGTCAGGGCGCCCCCGTCCTCGTACGGTCGCCGATGCACACCGGGGTCGACGCCGGCCGCTTCCTTCCCATCGGCAACGACGCCGACCTGCCGCCGGACCAGCGGGAGGAGGACGCGCGGTCGGTGTGCTTCGAGTTTCCGGTGGCCGAGGAGACGTGGGTGCTGGGGCGGGCGCGGGTGGGGCTGCGGGTGACTGCTCAGGCGCCGCGGGGGCAGATCGTGGCGAGGGTGTGTGACGTAGCGCCGGACGGCTCGTCGACCCTGGTCACGCGTGGAGCGCTGAACCTCTCGGCACGAGCGGGCCGCGACCGGACCGTGTCGTGGACGCCGGGCACCACCGAAGAGGTGACCTTCGAGCTGAATGCCATCGGCCATGTCTTCCCGCC contains:
- a CDS encoding CHRD domain-containing protein, with amino-acid sequence MNATFSLRRKSLIVTAVAVAAAGGVAAAVIPAFAAGGNRADHAGHTGGAGIVSQSGTVAGGKGGTILAASLRGANEVPVAGGPAVGDKDGAALQFVKVKGDKVSVAVKWRGTDKPTLLHIHQGAKGTNGGVKVDFTKLLAGAKGKTVTGTVKVDDAALLNSLKSDPGSFYANLHTAEFPGGAVRGQLHKVTTAFDFRDALDNFQASVLKGKQIYECKPAEGGGYAFAQRDVSALLAGPIAHSFVEPNSGTPQWIAPDRSAVTGSVISRTPNGDKNIPELDLKATQSGKHRGLLADTAEILRLNTVGGVAPAGSCEPGAIVGVPYQADYVFIQR
- a CDS encoding polyprenyl synthetase family protein; translation: MTVVGPFGLSVRDQALEADVQAGLAAVEEGLLEATKSEVPFITEAAQHLVRAGGKRFRPLLVMLSAQFGDPYAPGVVPSAVVVELTHLATLYHDDVMDEAAVRRGVPSANVRWGNSVAVLTGDFLFARASHTLADLGPEAVRVQAEAFERLVTGQILETAGPTDGRDPVEHYLDVLSGKTGSLVAVSCRFGAMMSGADETMIDVLTQYGERLGVAFQLADDVLDIASDSHESGKTPGTDLREGIPTLPVLRLRERAARLGLADDVALCELLDSDLSDDARLAEALAGLRGHPALEQARRDTVRYAEDARAALAPLPECDAKAALLELCDAVVHRAG
- a CDS encoding CocE/NonD family hydrolase, which produces MNIRTSFPYETTHEDLRIPLSDGTLLYARVWRPLTDEPVPALLEYLPYRLTDWTAPRDFQRHPWYAGHGYASVRVDVRGHGNSEGVPGDEYAVTELADGVEVVNWLAAQPWCDGKVGMFGISWGGSNSLQIAALAPEPLKAIVTVCATDDRYDNDVHYVGGSVLAVDMHARAATLLAFASRPPDPRYAGEAWREMWVERLEAVQPLIHTWLTHQTRDRYWRHGSVCEDYGAIKAAVLAVGGWHDPYRDTVLRLVEHLPPDRVRGLIGPWSHQYPDRGLPPGPAIGFLQETLHWWDHWLKGKGELPEPLLRAYVTDSHHPATVYGTLPGRWVGEPAWPSPNVTTVTYACQGAPVLVRSPMHTGVDAGRFLPIGNDADLPPDQREEDARSVCFEFPVAEETWVLGRARVGLRVTAQAPRGQIVARVCDVAPDGSSTLVTRGALNLSARAGRDRTVSWTPGTTEEVTFELNAIGHVFPPGHRIRLAVSSAYWPWIWPQPESAAGFTLDPAGCFLELPVRKREFDWNIRFEEPEQAEPLGVNFPATLDEPRPERLVVRDVTSGVWRLEVDPRYGGTRVHPDGLECTEDALETYAIDEADPLSARTRSDWSIRLHRPEQGWDTTVRTRSEISCDGDHFTTSDEVICTEGGQVVFHRTWEKRIPRTAG